In Halorhabdus rudnickae, the following proteins share a genomic window:
- a CDS encoding fibrillarin-like rRNA/tRNA 2'-O-methyltransferase — protein sequence MSLPEGVERRVFDGEEALATRGPPVYGEPVVEGWRRWDPERSKLGAMLEKGVETGLSGGETVLYLGAASGTTVSHVADFAGPTYAVEFAARPTRDLLDVARERERLFPLLKDARAPETYAHVVEPVDVIVQDVATRGQAAVALANRRFLKDDGRLLMAIKARSEDVTRSPEAVFEDVIDSLQTGYEIRTRQRLEPYHDDHLALCAEPR from the coding sequence ATGAGTCTCCCCGAAGGTGTCGAACGACGGGTCTTCGACGGAGAGGAAGCGCTTGCGACACGGGGACCCCCCGTCTACGGCGAGCCGGTCGTCGAGGGCTGGCGGCGGTGGGATCCCGAACGGTCGAAGCTCGGCGCGATGCTCGAGAAGGGCGTCGAGACGGGATTGAGTGGCGGTGAAACGGTGCTGTACCTCGGCGCGGCCAGCGGGACGACCGTCAGTCACGTCGCGGACTTCGCGGGGCCGACCTACGCCGTGGAGTTCGCCGCCCGGCCGACGCGGGACCTGCTGGACGTGGCCCGCGAGCGCGAGCGACTGTTCCCGCTGTTGAAGGACGCTCGCGCGCCCGAGACCTACGCCCACGTCGTCGAGCCGGTCGACGTGATCGTCCAGGACGTGGCGACCCGTGGACAGGCGGCGGTCGCGCTGGCCAACCGCCGATTCCTGAAAGACGACGGCCGACTGCTCATGGCGATCAAGGCCCGGAGCGAGGACGTGACGCGTTCGCCGGAGGCCGTCTTCGAGGATGTGATCGACTCTCTGCAGACCGGCTACGAGATCCGCACCCGACAACGCCTGGAGCCGTATCACGACGACCACCTGGCGCTGTGTGCGGAGCCGCGTTGA
- a CDS encoding Glu/Leu/Phe/Val family dehydrogenase, with protein MSNSVNPFESLQEQIDDASASLDVGDDVLEGLKQPQRVLEMNLTVEMDDGSYETFRAYRSQFNDARGPYKGGIRYHPGVTRDEVKALSGWMVYKCATVGIPLGGGKGGIVIDPSEYSESELERITRAFATELRPLIGEDRDVPAPDVNTGQREMNWIKDTYETLENTTEPGVVTGKSLTSGGSEGRVEATGRSSMLVAREAFEYLDRDISEATVAVQGYGNAGWITADLLEDLGADVVAVSDSSGGVRTDDEFDPRAVKEHKRETGSVVGYDGADAELTNDELLTLDVDILVPAALENAIDEELAADVSADVIVEAANGPLTPTADDVLAEKDVLVIPDILANAGGVTVSYFEWVQNRTREYWSEQRVNEKLEDVIVSAFDDLVTAYEDEDLATLRVAAYVVALRRVLVASEEGGTWP; from the coding sequence ATGTCTAATTCGGTAAATCCGTTCGAGAGTCTGCAAGAGCAGATCGACGACGCATCGGCGTCTCTTGATGTGGGTGATGATGTCCTGGAGGGGTTGAAACAGCCCCAGCGCGTGCTGGAGATGAATCTCACCGTCGAGATGGACGACGGCTCCTACGAGACGTTCCGGGCCTACCGATCGCAGTTCAACGACGCACGCGGTCCCTACAAGGGCGGCATCCGGTATCACCCTGGCGTCACCCGCGACGAGGTCAAGGCACTGTCAGGCTGGATGGTCTATAAGTGCGCGACGGTCGGCATCCCGCTGGGCGGCGGCAAGGGCGGCATCGTCATCGATCCCAGCGAGTACTCCGAGAGCGAACTCGAACGCATCACGCGTGCGTTCGCGACGGAACTCCGGCCGCTGATCGGCGAGGATCGCGATGTTCCTGCGCCGGACGTCAACACCGGCCAGCGTGAGATGAACTGGATCAAAGACACCTACGAAACCCTCGAAAACACGACTGAACCCGGCGTCGTCACCGGTAAGTCCCTTACCAGCGGCGGGAGCGAGGGCCGGGTCGAGGCGACGGGACGCTCGTCGATGCTGGTCGCACGGGAGGCCTTCGAGTACCTCGATCGAGACATCAGTGAGGCGACCGTGGCGGTGCAGGGCTACGGGAACGCCGGCTGGATTACGGCCGATCTGCTCGAAGACCTCGGGGCCGATGTCGTCGCTGTCTCGGACTCCTCGGGCGGGGTTCGGACCGACGACGAGTTCGACCCGCGTGCCGTCAAGGAACACAAACGGGAGACCGGCAGCGTCGTCGGCTACGACGGTGCCGACGCGGAGCTGACCAACGACGAACTCCTGACACTCGACGTCGATATTTTGGTACCCGCCGCACTCGAAAACGCCATCGACGAGGAACTCGCCGCGGACGTCTCGGCAGACGTGATCGTCGAGGCAGCTAACGGCCCGTTGACCCCCACGGCCGACGACGTTCTCGCCGAGAAAGACGTCCTGGTCATCCCGGACATCCTGGCGAACGCAGGCGGTGTCACCGTCTCATATTTCGAGTGGGTCCAGAACCGTACTCGCGAGTACTGGAGCGAACAGCGCGTCAACGAGAAACTGGAGGACGTCATCGTCAGCGCCTTCGACGACCTCGTGACTGCCTACGAGGACGAGGACCTCGCCACGCTGCGGGTCGCCGCCTACGTCGTCGCGCTCCGGCGCGTCCTCGTAGCCAGCGAGGAAGGCGGCACCTGGCCCTGA
- a CDS encoding winged helix-turn-helix transcriptional regulator, which produces MKGDENSSNGSDDAKAEVRDHLQDRADQAVEEFDERLIDLLAWILDTETRARIYIHLRVDPESTSEEIADGTGLYPSTVREALAELHDEGIVTRAKRKHDGAGNNPYEYSAISPSELVSEMVGEVQEQLNTVVNLDAHLTESEEATAEPITISVEDAADTESE; this is translated from the coding sequence ATGAAGGGGGACGAAAACTCGTCAAACGGATCGGACGACGCCAAAGCGGAAGTGCGTGATCACCTGCAGGACCGTGCGGACCAGGCCGTCGAAGAGTTCGACGAACGGTTGATCGACCTGCTAGCCTGGATTCTGGACACGGAAACGAGGGCTCGGATCTACATCCACCTGCGGGTCGATCCCGAGAGCACGAGCGAAGAGATCGCCGACGGAACGGGGTTGTATCCCAGTACCGTCCGGGAGGCCCTGGCGGAGTTACACGACGAGGGGATCGTCACGCGGGCCAAGCGCAAACACGACGGGGCCGGGAACAACCCCTACGAGTACAGCGCGATCTCGCCGAGTGAGTTGGTCAGTGAGATGGTCGGCGAAGTGCAAGAGCAGTTGAACACGGTTGTCAACCTGGATGCACACCTTACAGAGAGCGAAGAGGCGACCGCAGAGCCGATCACGATCTCTGTCGAGGACGCCGCCGACACGGAGTCGGAGTGA
- a CDS encoding tyrosine-type recombinase/integrase, whose protein sequence is MLDTNGQEFADAFGLETDPLAKYGHKFEEIDADPFDFAFDEVLANKDLSEGAIASYNAAVRDWCEFMTTQDRHPACPNSEHITRFVRMEIEPGDSRPEHDTTDGAWVRNKVDRYWRNGPEIKIDTEDSWGNSRRTAKKKLWNLNSIYTMWQRSSKMPHPTEYNPFLEAKQRLSLSTKRVKEPPRISVDDLRDVVADVKHIRDRAFIVTQLKLGLRASEMANIKISEIDIANREVARHYDDLGVSPHVKPFENSVYIPHDREGNKSKRPRVLPIDDELRRLWINYLLIRPEADEPWLFLSRTNNTKVDDEAINNAWKRHFHPKYEENQQHRAVTSHYGRHRFTTYWRVEEDVNRELIKYMRGDTSAGGTVDPAGGIDHYIHSYYGDIEPLYRERIYKFGV, encoded by the coding sequence ATGTTAGATACAAACGGACAAGAATTCGCCGATGCATTCGGTCTTGAAACCGATCCATTAGCAAAGTACGGACACAAGTTCGAAGAAATCGACGCCGACCCGTTCGATTTCGCCTTTGACGAAGTCTTAGCAAACAAGGACTTGTCCGAAGGCGCGATTGCGTCCTACAACGCGGCGGTTCGGGATTGGTGCGAATTCATGACGACCCAAGACCGGCACCCGGCGTGCCCGAATTCTGAGCACATTACCCGGTTCGTACGCATGGAAATCGAACCGGGCGACAGTCGCCCCGAACACGATACGACCGACGGCGCGTGGGTTCGGAACAAGGTCGATCGCTATTGGCGAAACGGCCCGGAAATCAAAATCGACACCGAAGACAGCTGGGGGAATAGCCGCCGAACCGCGAAGAAGAAACTGTGGAACTTGAATTCGATTTATACGATGTGGCAACGGAGTTCCAAAATGCCCCACCCGACCGAATATAACCCGTTCTTGGAAGCGAAACAACGCCTATCGCTATCGACCAAGCGGGTGAAGGAACCGCCCCGGATTAGCGTCGACGACTTGCGCGACGTCGTCGCTGACGTGAAGCATATCCGCGATCGGGCGTTCATCGTCACCCAACTGAAGTTGGGGCTTCGGGCGTCGGAAATGGCGAATATCAAGATTAGCGAAATCGACATAGCGAACCGCGAAGTCGCCCGACACTACGACGACTTGGGGGTGTCACCGCACGTCAAACCCTTCGAAAATTCCGTCTACATCCCGCACGACCGGGAAGGCAACAAATCGAAGCGGCCCCGCGTCTTGCCGATTGACGACGAACTTCGCCGACTATGGATTAACTACCTGCTTATCCGCCCGGAAGCCGACGAACCGTGGCTATTCCTTAGTCGGACGAATAACACAAAGGTCGATGACGAAGCGATAAACAACGCGTGGAAGCGTCACTTCCACCCGAAATACGAAGAAAATCAGCAACACCGGGCGGTGACGTCACACTACGGTCGGCACCGATTCACGACGTATTGGCGGGTCGAAGAAGACGTGAACCGCGAACTAATCAAGTATATGCGCGGAGATACGTCGGCAGGCGGTACGGTCGACCCGGCGGGTGGCATAGACCACTATATCCATAGCTACTACGGAGATATAGAACCGCTTTACCGTGAACGGATATACAAATTCGGCGTCTAA
- a CDS encoding transcription initiation factor IIB family protein, producing MYRARDQVENEAYVETIDEIGDALDLSDRARSRATDVFLSNVPNDERSKRAVLAASVYVGSLVAGDRRSQSAVAEAADVSRLTVQQRWKDLVEETGFDAPEW from the coding sequence ATGTATCGCGCCCGCGATCAGGTCGAAAACGAGGCGTACGTCGAGACGATCGACGAGATCGGCGACGCCCTCGACCTCTCCGACCGTGCACGCTCGCGGGCCACGGACGTCTTTCTCTCGAATGTCCCCAACGACGAACGCTCGAAGCGTGCGGTCTTGGCTGCGAGCGTCTACGTCGGGTCATTGGTCGCCGGTGATCGCCGCTCGCAGTCGGCCGTCGCCGAGGCCGCCGATGTCTCGCGGCTCACCGTCCAGCAACGGTGGAAAGACCTCGTAGAAGAGACGGGCTTCGACGCGCCGGAGTGGTGA
- a CDS encoding transcriptional regulator, with amino-acid sequence MAPDERDRDDETGQFTEEYPPDDFVAAIEADGGATGTKDVADAVGCSYELAYKKLRQMADDGTIDRRKVGNVNLWVVDDG; translated from the coding sequence ATGGCACCAGACGAACGCGACCGCGACGACGAAACCGGGCAATTCACGGAAGAATACCCGCCCGACGACTTCGTCGCGGCTATCGAAGCCGACGGCGGGGCGACCGGCACGAAAGACGTCGCCGACGCCGTCGGGTGTTCGTACGAATTGGCGTACAAGAAGCTTCGACAAATGGCCGACGACGGGACGATCGACCGGCGGAAGGTCGGGAACGTGAACTTGTGGGTGGTCGACGATGGGTGA
- a CDS encoding phosphopantetheine adenylyltransferase, which translates to MNVALGGTFDPIHDGHRALFERAFELGDVTVGLTSDELAPSTRQEARSVRPYDERLTDLEDELASFGADYDREFEIRKLEEPTGIATEKQFDVLVVSPETETGGKHVNEIREEKGHDPLEIEVVEHVSAADGNPISSTRIVAGEIDEHGNLTPERDGRDPVT; encoded by the coding sequence ATGAACGTTGCGCTGGGTGGGACGTTCGATCCGATCCACGACGGCCACCGCGCACTTTTCGAACGGGCGTTCGAACTCGGCGACGTGACAGTCGGCTTGACGAGTGACGAACTGGCGCCCTCGACCCGCCAGGAAGCGCGGTCCGTTCGTCCCTACGACGAACGACTCACAGATCTGGAGGACGAACTGGCGTCGTTTGGGGCCGACTACGATCGGGAATTCGAAATCCGCAAGCTCGAGGAGCCAACTGGCATCGCGACCGAGAAGCAGTTCGACGTGCTGGTCGTCTCGCCCGAGACCGAGACCGGCGGGAAACACGTCAACGAGATCCGCGAGGAGAAGGGCCACGACCCACTGGAGATCGAGGTCGTCGAGCACGTTTCGGCCGCGGACGGCAATCCGATCTCTTCGACACGGATCGTCGCCGGCGAGATCGACGAACACGGGAATCTGACGCCCGAACGCGACGGTCGGGACCCCGTGACGTGA
- a CDS encoding DUF7111 family protein, with product MTEQTRTDEGITARYDETESERVLAFEGSGSSAAIAQNREGYAMLKVRPSPDGDELERYYGFDMALDHAAELLGVDPGTLPVPEGAKDMGM from the coding sequence ATGACAGAGCAGACGCGTACCGACGAGGGGATTACGGCGCGATACGACGAGACTGAATCCGAGCGTGTGTTGGCATTCGAGGGGAGCGGATCGAGTGCCGCGATCGCCCAGAACCGAGAGGGATACGCCATGTTGAAGGTCCGCCCGTCGCCGGACGGTGACGAACTCGAACGGTACTACGGGTTCGACATGGCGCTGGATCACGCTGCCGAACTGCTCGGTGTCGATCCCGGCACACTGCCGGTTCCCGAAGGCGCAAAAGACATGGGAATGTGA
- a CDS encoding secondary thiamine-phosphate synthase enzyme YjbQ: MATELSVSTDERLSVLNVTDRVAKALPADADGTATVFVPHTTAAVTVNEGESRLLGDIETGLSDLVADEGWAHDRIDDNADAHVRATLLGPSVTVPVSDGDLALGTWQSILFVECDGPRTRSLEVHVS, from the coding sequence ATGGCCACCGAACTATCTGTGAGTACCGACGAGCGCCTTTCGGTCCTGAATGTGACTGATCGGGTCGCCAAGGCGCTGCCCGCCGACGCCGACGGGACGGCGACCGTGTTCGTCCCGCACACGACGGCCGCAGTGACAGTCAACGAAGGCGAGTCCCGGCTGCTGGGCGACATCGAGACGGGGTTATCGGATCTCGTCGCCGACGAGGGGTGGGCCCACGACCGGATCGACGACAACGCAGACGCACACGTGCGAGCGACACTTCTCGGGCCGAGCGTGACCGTCCCGGTCAGCGACGGTGATCTGGCGTTGGGGACCTGGCAGTCGATCCTCTTCGTGGAGTGTGACGGCCCCCGGACGCGATCGCTGGAAGTACACGTAAGCTGA
- a CDS encoding ribbon-helix-helix domain-containing protein, which translates to MGDYTHVATYPDDDQLERWEERVDELGFRSRSEFIEAMVEAGLKKFDAASVEPDETNRELREQRNDLKTQLDRARDRIDELEDAVYHGERQAIAEYVESNPGATYDDIVQHIIDTAAGRVTSHLEDMEGDILRADDDGYYLRDEVADDRGWV; encoded by the coding sequence ATGGGTGATTACACGCACGTCGCTACCTACCCCGACGACGACCAATTAGAACGGTGGGAAGAACGGGTCGACGAATTGGGGTTCCGGTCGCGGTCGGAATTCATCGAAGCTATGGTCGAAGCCGGGTTGAAGAAGTTCGACGCCGCGTCGGTCGAACCCGACGAAACGAACCGGGAACTTCGGGAACAACGGAACGACCTAAAGACCCAACTTGACCGTGCCCGCGACCGTATCGACGAACTTGAAGACGCGGTCTATCACGGCGAACGGCAAGCTATCGCCGAATACGTCGAATCGAACCCCGGCGCGACGTACGACGACATAGTGCAACACATTATCGACACCGCCGCCGGTCGGGTCACTTCCCACTTGGAAGACATGGAAGGCGACATCTTGCGGGCCGACGACGACGGTTATTACCTGCGTGACGAAGTCGCCGACGACCGGGGGTGGGTATAG
- a CDS encoding NOP5/NOP56 family protein, translating into MTDDATSSGWFEDVDPDDLSGARDAIEHGMSESPADWPARAVEAGFADDEDDYYDKLHEATIAATREEVRERERSDDQQLKHSIRAMNDCERTANELAERVAEWAGTRFSDAGTGVEYARELATREPSDPLERRLIALARRVADLTDESAALRRHVEATAPDVAPNLSALAGPVLAARLISLAGGLEALAKKPSGTVQVLGAEDALFAHLQGSAPSPKHGVIYTHEYVSGTDPHERGSAARALAGKLTIAARIDHYSGDRRPELDAELDERIAAIRSRGGQ; encoded by the coding sequence ATGACCGACGACGCGACCAGTTCGGGGTGGTTCGAAGACGTCGACCCCGACGACCTTAGCGGTGCCCGTGACGCGATCGAACACGGGATGTCCGAATCCCCGGCGGATTGGCCGGCACGGGCGGTCGAAGCCGGGTTCGCCGACGACGAAGACGACTATTACGACAAGCTTCACGAAGCGACGATTGCGGCAACCCGCGAAGAAGTTCGGGAACGTGAAAGGTCAGATGACCAACAATTAAAACATAGTATTCGTGCTATGAACGACTGTGAGCGGACCGCGAACGAACTCGCCGAGCGCGTCGCCGAGTGGGCCGGGACCCGCTTTTCGGACGCCGGGACCGGCGTCGAGTACGCTCGGGAACTCGCGACGCGGGAGCCGTCCGATCCACTCGAAAGGCGGCTGATCGCACTCGCCCGTCGTGTCGCCGACCTGACTGATGAGTCCGCGGCACTGCGACGGCACGTCGAGGCGACCGCGCCCGACGTCGCACCGAACCTCTCGGCGCTCGCCGGGCCGGTGCTCGCGGCACGACTGATCTCGCTGGCCGGCGGTCTCGAAGCGCTGGCGAAAAAACCCAGCGGAACAGTCCAGGTGCTGGGTGCGGAGGACGCGCTCTTTGCCCACCTCCAGGGGTCGGCCCCATCGCCCAAGCACGGCGTCATCTACACCCACGAGTACGTCAGTGGGACCGACCCGCACGAGCGCGGGTCGGCGGCCCGGGCGCTGGCCGGGAAACTCACGATCGCGGCCCGGATCGACCACTACAGCGGGGATCGACGCCCCGAACTCGACGCCGAACTCGACGAACGCATCGCGGCTATCCGCTCACGAGGTGGGCAATGA
- a CDS encoding alpha/beta fold hydrolase, producing the protein MKLRTVAGVALGAIGASALGNRLLANRAGDLEPALRGIDDTYRWRGFDVAYTEAGDPDDPDLLLVHGISAASSSREFLEVFDALSAEYHVVAPDLPGFGRSDRPPLLYSASLYETFLADAIADLVEDPTIVASSLSGAYAAGAARETDIESLVLLCPTDETMGDPPRPWVRAFLRSPVIGSAMFNLIVSESGLRHFHDDHGYADLSNLTDETLDYEWRSAHQPGARYAPASFLGGFLDPADDLETMLADLNVPVTLIWGRDADTTPVSTGRQLAAAADARLIVFDDAKLLPHVEHPAAFVDVMTGGFEEDDVTTLASG; encoded by the coding sequence ATGAAGCTCCGTACCGTAGCCGGCGTCGCCCTGGGTGCGATCGGCGCGTCGGCCCTGGGGAACCGCCTGCTCGCCAACCGGGCCGGTGATCTCGAACCGGCGTTGCGTGGCATCGACGACACTTACCGCTGGCGCGGGTTCGACGTGGCCTACACCGAGGCCGGCGACCCCGACGATCCCGACCTGCTTTTGGTCCACGGAATCTCCGCCGCATCTTCGAGCCGGGAGTTCCTCGAGGTTTTCGACGCGCTCTCGGCGGAGTATCACGTTGTCGCCCCTGATCTCCCCGGGTTCGGTCGATCTGACCGGCCGCCGCTACTGTACTCGGCATCGCTGTACGAGACGTTCCTCGCGGACGCGATCGCCGATCTCGTCGAGGATCCCACCATCGTTGCCTCCTCGCTGTCGGGGGCCTACGCAGCGGGAGCGGCCCGGGAAACCGACATCGAATCGTTGGTGTTGCTCTGTCCGACCGACGAGACGATGGGTGATCCGCCGCGGCCGTGGGTCCGTGCGTTCCTCCGGTCGCCGGTAATCGGATCCGCCATGTTCAATCTGATCGTCAGCGAATCCGGTCTACGACACTTCCACGATGACCACGGGTACGCCGACCTGTCGAACCTGACCGACGAGACCCTCGACTACGAGTGGCGCAGTGCTCACCAGCCCGGCGCTCGCTACGCGCCAGCGTCGTTCCTCGGGGGCTTTCTCGACCCAGCGGACGACCTCGAAACGATGCTGGCCGACCTGAACGTCCCGGTGACGCTGATCTGGGGCCGTGACGCCGATACCACGCCGGTCTCGACCGGACGACAGCTGGCAGCGGCGGCCGACGCTCGCCTGATCGTCTTCGACGACGCAAAGCTTCTCCCGCATGTCGAGCATCCCGCGGCGTTCGTCGACGTCATGACTGGTGGGTTCGAAGAAGATGACGTGACGACTCTCGCCAGCGGCTGA
- a CDS encoding glutamate--cysteine ligase produces MATAPEDHFDRLGTLGIEEEHFVVNEQARPVSGTDTLVYETEPPAILEDRLDHELFKFVVETQTPTITDPGEAPETLAAIRGALLEHAHEHGYDIASAGLHPAAHWRELEHAQKPRYQSQLDRIQYPQHRNTTAGLHVHVGIDDAEKAVWIGNEIRWHLPVLLALSANSPFWNGFDTGLQSARAKIFEGLPNTGMPTAFDSFADFRQYERRMIESGSVDDRGELWFDVRPHTGYGTLEIRVPDAQAETDRVLALVEYIYELVLDLSDRYDDGESTDSLRRELLDENKWRAIRQGREASFVTRNGDGTVDLGSVIERDADRLDLDRIDDLYEAESGAERQRRLKRQRGIDAVCESVLVSDPR; encoded by the coding sequence ATGGCGACGGCCCCGGAGGATCATTTCGACAGGCTGGGAACGCTGGGTATCGAAGAGGAGCACTTCGTCGTGAACGAGCAGGCCCGTCCGGTCTCGGGCACTGATACGCTCGTCTATGAGACGGAGCCGCCGGCGATCCTCGAAGATCGGTTGGACCACGAACTGTTCAAGTTCGTCGTCGAGACCCAGACCCCGACGATCACCGACCCCGGGGAGGCTCCCGAAACACTGGCAGCGATCAGGGGCGCGCTACTCGAACACGCCCACGAACACGGTTACGATATCGCGTCGGCGGGGCTGCATCCGGCCGCCCACTGGCGGGAACTCGAACACGCCCAGAAACCACGGTATCAGTCCCAACTCGACCGGATCCAGTACCCACAACACCGGAACACGACCGCCGGGCTGCACGTCCACGTCGGCATCGACGACGCCGAGAAGGCCGTCTGGATCGGCAACGAGATCCGCTGGCACCTGCCGGTACTGCTCGCGCTGTCGGCGAACTCACCGTTCTGGAACGGCTTCGACACCGGGTTGCAGTCCGCCCGGGCGAAAATCTTCGAGGGGCTTCCCAACACGGGCATGCCGACCGCGTTCGACTCCTTCGCCGACTTCCGGCAGTACGAGCGACGCATGATCGAATCCGGGTCAGTCGACGATCGCGGCGAACTCTGGTTCGACGTCCGTCCCCACACGGGCTACGGGACGCTAGAAATCCGGGTCCCGGACGCCCAAGCGGAGACCGATCGAGTACTCGCGCTTGTGGAGTACATATACGAACTTGTCCTCGATCTGTCCGACCGCTACGATGACGGCGAATCAACTGACAGCCTCCGTCGGGAACTGCTCGACGAGAACAAATGGCGCGCCATACGCCAGGGCCGGGAGGCCTCGTTCGTCACCCGGAACGGCGACGGGACGGTCGATCTCGGGAGCGTCATCGAACGTGACGCAGACCGGCTCGATCTGGATCGTATCGACGACCTCTACGAGGCCGAGAGCGGGGCCGAGCGACAGCGGCGGCTGAAACGCCAGCGGGGGATCGACGCAGTCTGTGAGTCGGTACTCGTCTCGGACCCCCGATAG